From a single Hemitrygon akajei chromosome 28, sHemAka1.3, whole genome shotgun sequence genomic region:
- the LOC140717708 gene encoding solute carrier family 22 member 6-A-like isoform X1 — protein sequence MAFGDLLEMVGDLGKFQAIHILLLSLPPLLMSCHNLLQNFVAAVPDHRCQVRLEAKGSRYLNVTEEPLREEFLRVFLPLDEEGRPDKCRMYTSPQWHLLGTNETQGNGSQPDTQACTDGWVYDRSQFTSTIVTEWDLVCDRKSLKRMAQSIYMAGLLIGACVLGRLSDKFGRRTLLLWSHFLVAMSGTCGAFSSSFPLFCFWRFLSGVGLSGIVINSVSLLVEWIPTRVRTPALMTLNFTYTYGQLLLPGIAYGLKDWRSLQLSVSAPFFAFVLCSWWLSESARWLIVNGKEHVALKQLKRVAKVNGREAEGEKLTVEILKASVENDQLTAKKQSALDLFRTPMMRRITCCSMVVWFSTSFAYYGLSIDLQGFGVDIYLIQLIFGAVDIPAKIVAFLTLSLIGRRFTQVTSLTLAGSTLLANAIIPKELQTVRTSLAAFGKGCLSAAFSCCYLYASELYPTVVRQTGMGFVGTMARVGAMVAPIVRMSGDYIPFLPSTTYGGMAVIAGLTAFLLLETRNIPLPETIENVENRAKKSSKRVNKLRNEDVPLQEVHTSLMKQTV from the exons ATGGCTTTTGGGGACCTCTTGGAGATGGTTGGAGACCTCGGGAAGTTCCAAGCCATCCACATCCTCCTGCTGTCATTACCACCCTTGCTCATGTCCTGCCACAATCTGCTCCAGAACTTCGTGGCTGCTGTTCCCGACCACCGGTGCCAGGTGCGGCTGGAAGCCAAGGGCTCGCGGTACCTCAATGTGACGGAGGAGCCGCTGAGGGAGGAGTTTCTCCGGGTGTTTCTGCCCCTGGACGAGGAAGGGAGGCCGGACAAGTGCCGCATGTACACCTCCCCGCAGTGGCATCTCCTGGGGACCAACGAGACACAGGGTAACGGGAGCCAACCTGACACACAGGCGTGCACCGATGGGTGGGTGTACGACCGCTCCCAGTTCACGTCGACGATCGTGACAGAG TGGGACCTCGTGTGTGATCGGAAGTCTCTGAAGCGGATGGCGCAGTCGATCTACATGGCCGGACTGCTGATCGGAGCCTGTGTCCTGGGCAGACTGTCCGACAA GTTTGGCCGTCGGACCCTGCTGCTATGGTCCCACTTCCTGGTCGCCATGTCAGGGACGTGTGGAgcattctcctcctccttcccgcTCTTCTGCTTCTGGAGATTTCTGTCGGGGGTCGGCTTGTCAGGCATCGTCATCAACAGCGTATCTCTCT TGGTCGAATGGATTCCGACCAGAGTTCGAACTCCCGCTTTGATGACCCTTAACTTCACTTACACGTACGGCCAGCTCCTCCTGCCCGGGATCGCTTACGGTCTCAAGGACTGGCGTTCGCTCCAGCTCTCAGTCTCCGCCCCATTCTTTGCCTTCGTCCTTTGTTCCTG GTGGCTCTCGGAGTCGGCCCGATGGCTCATCGTGAACGGCAAGGAGCACGTTGCTCTGAAGCAGCTGAAGAGGGTGGCGAAGGTGAATGGCCGGGAGGCAGAAGGGGAGAAGCTCACCGTTGAA ATTCTGAAGGCAAGTGTGGAGAATGACCAGCTCACTGCCAAGAAGCAGAGTGCGTTGGATCTGTTCCGGACACCAATGATGCGACGGATCACCTGTTGTTCGATGGTTGTTTG GTTTTCAACGAGCTTCGCCTATTATGGGCTGTCGATCGACCTGCAAGGGTTCGGAGTCGACATCTACCTCATCCAACTCATCTTTGGAGCCGTAGACATTCCAGCAAAGATCGTGGCCTTCCTGACGCTGAGCCTGATCGGGAGAAGGTTCACACAGGTCACCTCCCTTACCCTGGCAGGGTCCACACTGCTGGCAAACGCCATTATTCCCAAAG AGCTGCAGACTGTCCGGACTTCGCTCGCTGCCTTTGGTAAGGGATGTCTCTCAGCCGCCTTCAGCTGCTGCTACCTTTATGCCAGTGAACTTTACCCAACGGTGGTCCG GCAGACAGGAATGGGGTTCGTAGGTACCATGGCCCGGGTGGGCGCAATGGTGGCGCCCATCGTAAGAATGAGTGGCGATTACATCCCCTTTTTGCCATCTACGACATATGGCGGAATGGCTGTAATCGCAGGATTAACTGCCTTCTTGCTTCTGGAGACACGGAACATCCCGTTACCAGAAACAATCGAAAATGTAGAGAACAG AGCCAAGAAGAGCTCTAAAAGGGTCAACAAATTACGGAATGAAGATGTCCCACTGCAGGAAGTTCATACGTCGCTCATGAAACAGACGGTTTAA
- the LOC140717708 gene encoding solute carrier family 22 member 6-A-like isoform X2, translating to MAFGDLLEMVGDLGKFQAIHILLLSLPPLLMSCHNLLQNFVAAVPDHRCQVRLEAKGSRYLNVTEEPLREEFLRVFLPLDEEGRPDKCRMYTSPQWHLLGTNETQGNGSQPDTQACTDGWVYDRSQFTSTIVTEWDLVCDRKSLKRMAQSIYMAGLLIGACVLGRLSDKFGRRTLLLWSHFLVAMSGTCGAFSSSFPLFCFWRFLSGVGLSGIVINSVSLLVEWIPTRVRTPALMTLNFTYTYGQLLLPGIAYGLKDWRSLQLSVSAPFFAFVLCSWWLSESARWLIVNGKEHVALKQLKRVAKVNGREAEGEKLTVEILKASVENDQLTAKKQSALDLFRTPMMRRITCCSMVVWFSTSFAYYGLSIDLQGFGVDIYLIQLIFGAVDIPAKIVAFLTLSLIGRRFTQVTSLTLAGSTLLANAIIPKELQTVRTSLAAFGKGCLSAAFSCCYLYASELYPTVVRQTGMGFVGTMARVGAMVAPIVRMSGDYIPFLPSTTYGGMAVIAGLTAFLLLETRNIPLPETIENVENSGTSCVIGSL from the exons ATGGCTTTTGGGGACCTCTTGGAGATGGTTGGAGACCTCGGGAAGTTCCAAGCCATCCACATCCTCCTGCTGTCATTACCACCCTTGCTCATGTCCTGCCACAATCTGCTCCAGAACTTCGTGGCTGCTGTTCCCGACCACCGGTGCCAGGTGCGGCTGGAAGCCAAGGGCTCGCGGTACCTCAATGTGACGGAGGAGCCGCTGAGGGAGGAGTTTCTCCGGGTGTTTCTGCCCCTGGACGAGGAAGGGAGGCCGGACAAGTGCCGCATGTACACCTCCCCGCAGTGGCATCTCCTGGGGACCAACGAGACACAGGGTAACGGGAGCCAACCTGACACACAGGCGTGCACCGATGGGTGGGTGTACGACCGCTCCCAGTTCACGTCGACGATCGTGACAGAG TGGGACCTCGTGTGTGATCGGAAGTCTCTGAAGCGGATGGCGCAGTCGATCTACATGGCCGGACTGCTGATCGGAGCCTGTGTCCTGGGCAGACTGTCCGACAA GTTTGGCCGTCGGACCCTGCTGCTATGGTCCCACTTCCTGGTCGCCATGTCAGGGACGTGTGGAgcattctcctcctccttcccgcTCTTCTGCTTCTGGAGATTTCTGTCGGGGGTCGGCTTGTCAGGCATCGTCATCAACAGCGTATCTCTCT TGGTCGAATGGATTCCGACCAGAGTTCGAACTCCCGCTTTGATGACCCTTAACTTCACTTACACGTACGGCCAGCTCCTCCTGCCCGGGATCGCTTACGGTCTCAAGGACTGGCGTTCGCTCCAGCTCTCAGTCTCCGCCCCATTCTTTGCCTTCGTCCTTTGTTCCTG GTGGCTCTCGGAGTCGGCCCGATGGCTCATCGTGAACGGCAAGGAGCACGTTGCTCTGAAGCAGCTGAAGAGGGTGGCGAAGGTGAATGGCCGGGAGGCAGAAGGGGAGAAGCTCACCGTTGAA ATTCTGAAGGCAAGTGTGGAGAATGACCAGCTCACTGCCAAGAAGCAGAGTGCGTTGGATCTGTTCCGGACACCAATGATGCGACGGATCACCTGTTGTTCGATGGTTGTTTG GTTTTCAACGAGCTTCGCCTATTATGGGCTGTCGATCGACCTGCAAGGGTTCGGAGTCGACATCTACCTCATCCAACTCATCTTTGGAGCCGTAGACATTCCAGCAAAGATCGTGGCCTTCCTGACGCTGAGCCTGATCGGGAGAAGGTTCACACAGGTCACCTCCCTTACCCTGGCAGGGTCCACACTGCTGGCAAACGCCATTATTCCCAAAG AGCTGCAGACTGTCCGGACTTCGCTCGCTGCCTTTGGTAAGGGATGTCTCTCAGCCGCCTTCAGCTGCTGCTACCTTTATGCCAGTGAACTTTACCCAACGGTGGTCCG GCAGACAGGAATGGGGTTCGTAGGTACCATGGCCCGGGTGGGCGCAATGGTGGCGCCCATCGTAAGAATGAGTGGCGATTACATCCCCTTTTTGCCATCTACGACATATGGCGGAATGGCTGTAATCGCAGGATTAACTGCCTTCTTGCTTCTGGAGACACGGAACATCCCGTTACCAGAAACAATCGAAAATGTAGAGAACAG